A section of the Macadamia integrifolia cultivar HAES 741 chromosome 9, SCU_Mint_v3, whole genome shotgun sequence genome encodes:
- the LOC122089633 gene encoding uncharacterized protein LOC122089633 yields the protein MVRPKDKFWEHVEQRGLGCCTCNYCGLNYSGSVSRVKAHLACQSRHDVQICTQVPEHIQADALEEFNLSRSAKKMSDSLESGMGSTRSTPFMPQNNISFNVIQTNSFIEMLRGACAYGTRTNCAAHGINLLLKDIYKKVKWVREVIEDGKLVVDYIHRHTGIVALMRKFTNNRDIKQPYKTRFGTYFFMLQSLIVIENELRLFVASSEWRAFQFNRVEMAVRTVGIIQSDTFWEGAKGSYLYEAIERAKETLRKFVEKDGGKYLAIMDLFQFRLEKNIIHHVHVFGALLNPSIMFGGQLDIDGTKFMNAQEFIMDIMVPLEDREKFMQEVIDYRMKSPLLFNMTGQAMMKTNHPRIWWQFVGSAFPVLQNIACRILSQPCSSSPCEYNWSAWDAAQTKKKNRLAPEMLEDLVYIRMNSIMRENYESQLHKDSRPIDLDNLGDLPRVDFELEMERFEQTYEEPEPFDTGADGGSTSYSLMPHH from the exons ATGGTGAGACCTAAGGATAAATTTTGGGAACATGTAGAGCAACGTGGTTTGGGTTGTTGCACATGTAACTATTGTGGACTCAATTATTCTGGGAGTGTTTCACGAGTGAAGGCTCATTTAGCTTGTCAATCTAGACatgatgttcaaatttgcaCCCAAGTTCCTGAGCACATTCAAGCTGATGCCCTGGAAGAATttaatttgagtagatctgctaAGAAAATGAGTGATTCTCTTGAAAGTGGAATGGGCTCCACAAGAAGCACACCTTTTATGCCTCAG aaTAACATTTCCTTCAATGTTATTCAGACAAATTCTTTTATTGAGATGCTAAGGGGTGCATGTGCATATGGTACAAG AACAAATTGTGCTGCTCATGGGATTAATCTGCTTTTGaaagatatttacaaaaaaGTTAAATGGGTGAGGGAAGTTATAGAAGATGGAAAACTTGTAGTGGATTATATTCACAGACACACAGGTATTGTAGCATTGATGAGGAAATTCACCAACAATAGGGATATCAAGCAACCTTACAAGACAAGGTTtggtacttatttttttatgctgcAGTCTCTTATTGTTATTGAGAATGAGTTGAGGCTTTTTGTTGCATCATCTGAGTGGAGAGCCTTTCAATTCAATAGAGTTGAAATGGCAGTGAGAACTGTTGGGATAATTCAATCAGATACATTTTGGGAGGGGGCCAAAGGAA GTTACTTATATGAAGCAATAGAAAGGGCAAAAGAAACATTGAGGAAATTTGTGGAGAAGGATGGAGGGAAGTATTTAGCCATAATGGACTTGTTTCAATTTAGGTTAGAGAAGAACATTATTCATCATGTTCATGTCTTTGGTGCACTTTTGAATCCTTCTATTATGTTTGGTGGTCAACTTGATATTGATGGAACTAAATTTATGAATGCACAAGAATTTATTATGGACATCATGGTTCCtttagaagatcgtgagaaatTCATGCAAGAAGTCATTGATTATCGCATGAAAAGTCCATTGTTGTTCAATATGACAGGGCAAGCAATGATGAAAACTAACCATCCAA ggatttggtggCAATTTGTTGGTAGTGCATTTCCTGTGCTTCAAAATATTGCTTGTAGAATCTTGAGTCAGCCTTGTAGTTCCTCTCCTTGTGAGTATAATTGGAGTGCTTGGGATGCagcacaaacaaagaaaaaaaatagattagcCCCAGAGATGCTAGAAGATTTGGTGTACATCAGGATGAACTCTATAATGAGGGAGAACTATGAAAGCCAACTACATAAAGATTCAAGGCCTATTGATTTAGACAATCTTGGTGACTTACCTAGAGTAGACTTTGAGCTTGAAATGGAGAGGTTTGAGCAGACGTACGAGGAACCTGAACCATTTGACACTGGAGCTGATGGAGGATCTACTTCATATAGTTTAATGCCTCatcattga
- the LOC122089634 gene encoding probable alpha,alpha-trehalose-phosphate synthase [UDP-forming] 7 encodes MAISMPNVEQQLRHKKHYRVATLDPNFKKLSIDSIVSAYSMAKSRAILLDYDGTVMPQTSINKTPSHQVISILNTLCGDDKNTVFIVSGRGRESLGTWFSPYEKLGIAAEHGYFLRWSSDDEWKICGQSDDFGWMEIAEPSFLRLTNGEEGFRGNSNPGDREIVIRETVTP; translated from the exons ATGG CTATTTCAATGCCCAATGTTGAGCAACAGCTAAGGCATAAGAAGCATTACAG GGTTGCGACCCTTGATCCTAATTTCAAAAAGCTTTCCATAGATTCCATTGTTTCAGCATACTCAATGGCTAAGAGCAGAGCCATACTACTAGACTATGACGGCACCGTCATGCCTCAAACTTCCATAAACAAGACTCCGAGTCACCAGGTTATCTCCATTCTAAACACACTTTGTGGGGATGATAAGAATACAGTCTTCATTGTTAGTGGAAGAGGTAGAGAGAGTTTGGGAACATGGTTTTCTCCATATGAGAAGCTTGGGATTGCTGCCGAACATGGCTACTTCTTGAG GTGGTCATCTGATGACGAATGGAAAATCTGTGGCCAGAGTGACGATTTTGGGTGGATGGAGATAGCTGAGCCA AGTTTTCTTCGATTAACCAATGGAGAAGAAGGGTTCAGAGGAAACTCGAATCCGGGTGACCGTGAGATCGTGATTCGTGAGACCGTGACTCCGTGA